The following nucleotide sequence is from Microcoleus sp. bin38.metabat.b11b12b14.051.
ATGTAATACCTAAGTAGTTCAAGTAAAATACAGAAGGTGGACTCTGCCAAGTGCTAGTTGCCAGTGGTGAGTAACTGTTTTAACTTCAGACTTGAGACACGGGCGTCGAGAACTTTGGTGTCCCGATCGCCGATTGCCTTCATTAGCTACACCCGCACCTTAATTAGTTCCGCAATCAGTCTCACTGTAGCCCGAAGTTTTTGGAACCTCAATAGTGAATTCAAAAATCTGACCTTGAGAACTGCCAAATTTTAGCTGAGTACCCGATTGCAGCAGCAGTTCTTGGTGGTGAACTCTCACCCATCCGTCTGTACCCAAAACTAGAGTCCCGTAGCGGGAAAAATCGCGCAGGAAGTAGCTAGGTTCGCCCCCGCGATCGCCGATGCTGTTGCGGCAGAAAATCTCCGCGTGTTTTTGAGAAACCCATTGTTCTCGAATCACTACGTCGTTTTCTTCCCAGCGTCCGACTCGAACCATACCAGCGGTAATGGGCCAAACCTGATTGCCAGATTCGCTAGATTTGACATTTGGTCGATCGCGCCCCCGCAAGTAAGCGCAAGACGGCAAACGTCCCAGCCAAGTAGAAGAATTCAAAGGCAATTCAGTTTTTAGGTCATCTACCGGTTCAGTCAGTTGACCGTCAAACTCTGGGTGCATATACAGTACGGGCAACGTCCAAGCCGGTTGATTGAACTTGTACAGTGTCAGTAGCTGCTGTCTGGCGATGGCGACGGCGCGATCGATCGACATCCGCCCGGCCAAAGCTTGGGCAAAAGTTTGGATAAAACTCAGGGCTTCGCGATCGGCGATCGAGTCCCGCATCCCCAATACCGCCGGCACCCCGTGATGGATCAACACCTCGGCTAAGCTGCTGCGGGCGATCGCCTGTTGCTGACCGTTATTTGAATGCGGCCTTTCCACCGCTGGCTGAGCTCCCCAACAGGCATTAAACACCGCCAGAGTCACCCGGCATCGAACCAAAACTTGAGCTAATTCAGTACCGTTAATCGCCGTGTCTGGCCCCAAAAACAGCAAGCCGCCGTCCGGGCCAGGTATCCCGTGGCCGGCGTAAAACAGAATGTTATAAGCTTGCGTTTCCAGGCGAGAAATTAGTTCCGCCGGAGTAGGTTCGATCAGAGTATCAACGTTAGTCGGAACGCTGATGTCAAAATATTTACCGCTGTCGTCGGTTTGAAAAGCATTTTCTAGAACCCCAGCTAGGGCGACAGCTTCTGCTTCCAACTGCAAATGACGATTATTGCCCCTGGAAAATTCAGAATTAGCACTGCGCCCAGGTTCTGCTTGTCCCAAAACGAGCAAAATGTTGAGCGAATCCGCAGGACGCAGGGGCGGCAAAGGCTCAACATTGCTGGTAGTGCGGCTGAACAGCAGTTGCTGCGACAGAGAAATTGCCGGTTGACCGGCTTGAGGCTGCATAATTTCCCAAGGTAAAGCAATCAAATACGGTTCGCGTAAGTCTACGCGGACTCGCAGGGGTAGATTTTGCCCGATCGCGATACCTTTACTTTCCTGGAGACTACCCTGAATCGGGCCTTCAAACAGCCACTGCCAAAGATCGATCCCCAAATGCTGCATCAGACGACTGCTGTAGCTAGGAGGTGCTGGTGGCGGATTCTGCTCCCCCCTCTCCACCAGACCCCTTTGACTGAGGTGGAGCGGCACAGAGGACATAATAGGAGGGATTTGTAGCGATTGAGCGGTTCGTTTTTCAGTTTCTGCCAGTAGATTCTGGTTGTTTTCCGGCGAGACGAAACTGCCATCAGGATTTAGGGGCAATTCGTGAATTGTCCCTGACGGGGAGAACATTTCCTGCCAAGCTTTCCAAGATTGGGATAGGGTATCGGGCCACATACAGTCGTGGTGAACGTACCCGCTGGGATAGGGAGCTTGTAGAACCCAAGTGGCAAAATGGTTTGCCCCAGCGGTTCTCAGGCGAGCGATCGCTATACTGAGGCAAGGACTTTCAGGGCGCGCCATTCACAACTACCGAATCTGGATATAGGGATTGATCGAGTTTCTCTATTAGTAGTTTATCGGGTTTGGGGTGCGATCGAGTGCGCGACATTGGTTTGTGAGTTTTCAATTTGACTGGCCGCCCAAAAATTTATCAAAATTCGGTACATCCACCCAAGTTCCCGTAGCATTGGACTCCTGGGTCAAATCCATCAACAACTGCGAGTAAACGCCTTCTTTGAGGGACGGGATCAAAGATTTACCCGCATCAATTGCTTCTACCCACCTGTCTACTACTCGAATAAACGGTGCAATTCTGCCGTCTGGATAAACTTGAGGAAACTCCAATCTCTGAGGAATCTTAATTTCAGCTAAAGGTTCTCCAGCTTGGGAACCCCACAAGCGAAATCCGTGTACGTAATCCTGTTGATTGTCGCTTCCCAAAACCAAAGTACCCTTACTTCCGTAAATTTCGACCCAATGTCCCCGCCCTTGATAAGTAACCGAACTCAAACAAACTTGACAAGGGGTTCCCCCGGTCAATTCCAACATCAACGTGCAAGAATCATCGGCATCAACAGGTTTTAAATTTCCCGAATCGTTCGGATCTGGCCGTGCTGCAATTCCTGTAATCAATTGCCCAGAAAGCCTTTGTACGGGGCCGAATAGCCAGCTAATATAATCAAAAACGTGGGAACCTGTTGCACCCAAAACTCCGCCGCCTTGCTCTTTTTGCGCGTACCAATTCCAAGGACGAGTCGCATCAGCGCGGCCGGGCACCAACCAATCAATTTTAATTAAACGCTTTTCTCCGACATATCCTGTTGCTAATAATTCTGCTAGCATTTGCCATGCGGGGATAAATCTAAACTCAAAGTCCATTGTGGCAATTGATTTGGTTTGAGATTCGCTGTTTGCTAATCGGTAAAGTTCTCGGGCTTCATTGGCTGTCAGGGCTGTCGGTTTTTCTAGTAATAAATGTTTGCCTGCTTCTAGGACGGTTTTTGCCATTTCAAAATGCAAAAATGGCGGTGTGGAAATGCTGACGCCTGCTACTTCTGGGATCGCTACTATATCTGCGATCGAGTTGCAGGCGTAGGGGATATTGTGGGCGGTGGCGATCGCTTGAGCTTTGTCTAAATTCCGGTGATAGACGGCCACAACCTCTGTCCGGTGGTGTGTCTGGAATCCGGGAAGGTGTACTTTTTGACCGAAACCTGTACCGACTACTGCAACGCCAATTTTTGACATGATTTAATTATTGGGGATTGGGGATTAAGTCTTTGATTGAGAGGTCAACCGCAGATTGAAGGCAGATAACGCAGATTAACGCAGATAATTTTAAGATAGGAAAGCTTCAGAGTGCGATGTTGTCTGTTCGTACAAAAGCTGGCACATAGATGAACTTATGAAAATATTCAAGAATAAACCGGGTTTTTTGTAATTTTGTTAAAAAATTGGTTCTAAAAAAGTAACTATTACCTATTGATTTTTCTGGATTTTTGGGATATATTTATTTAATAATGGGAGTGGTGACTTAAATTTAAATTTTGTCACCACTCCCATTATTAAATAATACCTCTAAAATTTCTCAAAGTCAAGCTTTTTGCCCTAAAAAAAGGGCGATTTTTTTTGATTTCTCAAAAAAATATTTAGCAGCATATGAGTAATTCTCCGTTGTTAAATCCTAACTTCTAGTTCCTGCTTGCGAGACAGTCCATTCAATTACTTGTTTGCCCAAACTGACGCCATCAAATAAGTCAATTTCTCGGATTCCTGTAGGGCTGGTGACATTAACTTCGGTGAGATAACCGCCGATGATATCAATGCCGACAAAGTACAGTCCGTCTCGTTGCAGCACCGGTGCTAACTGCTGGCAAATTTGATGTTCGCGATCGGTAATTTCGGTTTTTGCGACTCGGCCGCCGACGGCCATGTTGCCGCGAAATTCGTTGCCGGTGGGAATGCGGTTGATTGCACCGACGGGCTTGCCGTTCAAGAGGATAATTCGTTTATCTCCGTCTTTTGCTTGCGGCAGATATGTCTGCACCATGACGGGAATTTGCCCTTGTAGAGTGCTAATTTCGACCAGGGAGTTGAGATTGCGATCGCCCGGTTCTAAAAACAAAATGCCCTCACCAGCTTTGCCACCCAACGGTTTAAGAACTGCGGCCCCTTTTTTTTCAACAAATTGCCGAATTACCTGCTTGTTTTGAGAAACAATTGTTTCGGGGATAGCTCCCTCAAATTGCAAAGCATACATCTTTTCATTGGCAGCCCGCAATCCTTTGGGACTGTTAACTACCAAAGTTTTCGCGGGATCGATGCCGTCGAGAAGATAAGTAGTGTACAGGTAGGGAACGTTGACTGGGGGATCGGTACGCATAAATACTGCGTCCATTGCTGCTAGTGGCTCTAAGGTAGGCTGTTCCGCTTTATACCAAGCCTCAGCGGCCTCCCAGCGCCCTTCTACCTGTTTGACTGGGGTGAGGGCCACTCTAGTCAACATTGCCCAGGTTTTGCCACCGATGATGCTTAATTCGTTGGCTTGAGTTGCCCAGACTTCGTGACCTAATTCTTGAGCTGCCTCCATCAGCGCTACGCTGGTATCGTGTCCTGGAATTAGTCGCGCGAGGGGATCGATGATGAATGCAAATTTCATGGTCAGTTACAGTTAAGATTTGGTCGCAGGAAAATTTTGGCAAATTCCAGATTCAACGGGGAATGCCTCATTTTGCTGCTAGCAGCGGATCGAGCAGGCCTCTAGCATCGAGTGCGTGGATGTCGTCGCAGCCGCCTACGTGTTGGTCGTTGATGAATATCTGGGGCAGGCTGCGGCCTCCGTTGGCTCGATCGGTCATGAGATCGCGTGCTGCTGCATCTCCGTCGATCGCGTACTCTGTAAACTGAACCCCTTTTTGCTTCAGCAGTGCTTTGGCACGAATGCAAAAGGGGCAGGTTCTCCAAGTGTAAATTTCTACTTTAGGATTCATCTGACGCTCAAATAATCACAATATTTTTTTATTTTAATCTTAACCAATCTTATTTTAATTTTTATCTAGTTGGCGCCAGCCAGGTCTAGTGTAATTATTAATACAATTTAACGTAATTTAACCTAAATATAAAAAAACACCGGCTCTTGAAGAAACGGAGACTTTGTGAAAACAAGTAGCAGGCTAGACCCGCCTACCGTTGCTGACCTACCTGCTTATTTCGTTTTCTGCCCGAACAGATGATTACTGCCCCTGTCATCAGGAGTGCTACTACTGTACCCGGTTCTGGGATAGATGTTGCTCTCTGAGAGCTGGTGTTTGTGTATATGTTTGTGAAGCTCGGCAGGGTCGCCTGTATGGGTGGAGGTGATACGACTATCGGCGGGGCTAGTGGCAATAGCGGTATCGGGTCTGGTGTTGGTACTGGCGATGCAACTACCGGCGGCGGTAGTGGTTCTACTATCGTTGGTGGTGGTGTTGCTAGTGATTCAGTTGCTACCGGCGCTTGTGGTTCTACTATCGGTGCTGGTGATTCAACTACGGGCAAGGGTAGCGGGTCGGGTGATGCCAGCAGCGGTGGCGCTACGGGCAAGGGTAGCGGGTCGGGCGATGCCAGTGGCGATGGCGCTACGGGTAAGGGTAACGGGTCGGGCGATGCCAGCGGCGATGGCGCTACGGGCAAGGGTAACGGGTCGGGCGATGCCAGCGGCGCTACAGGATCTGCGGTTGCTGGAGCTGTGGCTGCTGGAGATTGTGGGCTGCTGGTGGCATTACCAGGCAAGCAGGCACTTGAAAAGTTTCCGGGCCCACACACATCGACTGCTGCTGAAGCCGGAGGGGCGGCAGCTAGATAGTAGAACCCTGTTGCCATTGTGGCAGAGAGTCCAATCGCTAGTTTTGCCAGTGGCGTACACATAACTATTTAGTTAAACAGTGGTTAAATCGGAAAATAGAAATAGTGCTAGGATGAGCGCTGCACGGCGGGCAAGGATTTGAAAGAACTCAAAATATATGGATGTTTTCTGTCGCGGACGCCGATAAAAGATAGTATAGCGCTTGAGGCTAACTCCCAAACACTTCGATCGTTTTATTCTGTTTGACCTCGCTCTCGCGTAGCGTGGTCTGCACTATTTAGTAGTTGGCAAGGAGTGAAGCAACATTTTTGGTCAACCTCTCTACCAACAGCCGTTACGGGCATTAACAAATAGTCTCTTTACCTTGACCGCTGCCTCCTGACATTCATTATTGAACTCTTCGCAAACTAGCTCTGCTGTATTTTAATTTACAATGCACAATCCGACTACTCTTTTATAGTCTCATGCTGCGACCGAATCTGTCCTCAGTATATGTACGTATATTCCCGAATGTCAACTACTTGAAGGCAATATTTAAGTATTTACCGAGGGTAGAGGGCGTATTGAATGAGCTGGGCTAGTCTCTCGCGGAGAGTTTCCATTCCGAGACCTTTGGCGGCAGAGATAAATACGGCTTGAGGAAACTCTTCTCGGGCGAGGGCGAGAGTATCTCCGTCTACGGCATCAATTTTGTTGAAAACTACCAGGGCGGGCCCGGGAGTTACGGGCATATCTGTCAAAATATTCATGACAGATCGAATTTGGCTCTGCCACGCCGGATGGGACAGATCGACGAGGTGCAGCAAAGCATCGGCGTCTGTGACTTCTTCGAGGGTAGCTCGAAAAGCGTCGATCAAGGACGGCGGCAGTTCGCGAATAAAGCCCACTGTATCTGTGAGGACGATCGACAGCGGTTCACCGGTGAGGGCGCCCGGAATCGTCAGCTTTCGGGTGGTGGGGTCGAGGGTGGCAAATAACTGGTCGGCTGCGTAGACCTGCGAATTGGTGAGCAGGTTGAGCAGAGTCGATTTACCGGCGTTTGTGTAGCCGACGATCGCGACTGAGGGTACGTCCATGTGATGCCGGTTCTGCCGCAGCCGGAAGCGGTGGGCCAGTAGTTGATTGACTTCTTGCTGCAATCGAGAAATGCGTTTGGCGATCGTCCGCCGTTCGGTTTCGAGTTTAGTTTCCCCCGGGCCTCTGGTACCGATGCCGCCGCCTTGTCTCGACATTGCTTGACCGCGACCTGTCAGGCGGGGCAGGCTGTACTGTAGCTGGGCCAGCTCGACTTGCAATTTACCCTCGCTGGTGCGAGCTCTTTGAGCAAAGATGTCGAGAATTACCTCAGTACGATCGACTACGCGAATACCGATCTGAGTTTCCAAGTTGCGTATTTGTGCTGGGGACAGGTCGCGATCGAATACCACGAGGTTAGCGCTAATGGTTTGAGCGGTGAGGGAAATTTCTTGAATTTTGCCTTCGCCGACGACTGTCTGCGGGTGGGGGTTCGATCGCTTTTGACGCACTGTTTGCAGCACCTGACCCCCGGCGCTTTCTACCAGCCGGGTAATTTCTGCGAGTCCGTCCTCAAAATCCAGCAGAGTCATGTGCTGAGTCATGACACCAACCAAGAGCACTTTATCTTGGTCTGCATCTACTTGTCTGGCGACAAATTCAGCTTGAAAATCTGCTTCGAGTCCTTCCACCAACTCCAGAAAATCTTGGTCTGCGAGGTCGTCCAAACTCAGAGGTTCTGATATTTTCCAGGGAAAGTTTTGAGTTTTGATTGGTGAGTTTTGAATTAAAGGCTCTTCTATTTCCTGTTTGTCATCAGTTGAAGCTGGTTCTAACTTAGCGGTTAACACTGAAAACTCAAAATTTGGTCGGTCTCCCTGGGGTATCAGGTGAACGAGATAAGTTTCTTGGATGTAACCTGCCGCACCGCCGCCGCGGCGTTGAAATCCTCCGCCACTAAGTGTCAGCCACACGAGGGCGTCGAGGCGCTGAATTGCCATGGCGGTGATGGCTGCTTCACTGGGCATTTCCGGCTTGAGGTGGGTGGCGATGCACCGAATGCCGCTGAGGCGACCTCCCCCGTAGCGGGGCAATTCTAGGGGCGCAATCTGGGTTTGGCGGGGCGTACCGACGCCGACGCGAATTACTTGTCCGCGGCGGTTGATGTAGGTGCAGATTGGTTTGTCGATTTCGGTGCTGATGGCTGCGACGCGCTGGGCGAATTCTGCCGTGGTGATGCGATCGCCCGGTAGTCGCTGGTGGTAAAGCTTTTCGAGTTGTTTGAGTTGGCTGGACTTGAGACCCTGAAGGTTGCCGTAGATGGTTTCGATAACTGTTTCTCCCTCGCGCTCTGTTGATCTCCTATCTTAGTTAATTCCGGGGCGATCGTGTTCGGGTTTGCAGTTGAAATTTATTCAGCCGACAGCGGACTGTTGACAGCGGACTGTTGACAGCGGACTGTTGACAGCGGACTGTTGACAGCGGACAGCAGATCCCGCCCGCTCTCGTCGAGGGGTAGACAGTTGACGGCAATCCGGGCGACCTCTACCTGCAACCAATAGGATTCGAGTAATCAATAGTCTGATTTTAATTTATAGATAAAAGAGATTTGCCCTCAACCACTTCTTTCTGGTATTTTTTTGGGCTGCAAGCAATTCGCCGATTCAGTATTGTCGAGTCACCACCGCCGTTGCTGGTCGCTGCTGGGCCCAGACAGGGTTTCACGGCCGCCATCTGGGCTGGTGGCTGTGTTTAGTATCTACACATACAAGGCAGCCATTAAAAAATCTCGTTTAACAAAACTTAACACGTTATTTCGGATCTCAAAATCCTCCTTTAGACTTGTGTGTATTTTGAGCCTATCGGCAGATAGCAATGTAGAAATTAGCTCGCTACGATGATAGGCGAAACATGATTAAGGAATGTAAAAACATGGAAACTCGTCCTACTAACCTACCTTCAACTGCTAATGCCTACAACGGCAAAGATCGGAACGCTTTTCTGTTTGGCTTCAACCCACAAGCCGAACTTTGGAATGGTCGCTTGGCGATGATCGGTTTCTTAGCTTATTTGCTTTGGGACATGGCTGGATATAGCGTTCTGCGCGACATACTGCACTTTCTGCCTACCTATATCGTTAAATAATAACGAGCAGTATTGCCTGTCTGGCAGCCTGAGTAAATGCGGCAAAAGCCAGACAGGTTAACAGTGGTGGCAGTGACTTGGGCTTGGTTCCTATGTATCTTTCGTTACTTTTGAATGGCCTTAAAAGAATTCTTGCTGTGATTCGATGATTGCAGGTGGGGGCGCGATCGCTGGCGCGGTGAATGTGGAGAGCAAAGCAGATATTGATTGCGTCAACGCTCTCGC
It contains:
- a CDS encoding chlorophyll a/b-binding protein; the encoded protein is METRPTNLPSTANAYNGKDRNAFLFGFNPQAELWNGRLAMIGFLAYLLWDMAGYSVLRDILHFLPTYIVK
- the hflX gene encoding GTPase HflX produces the protein MCTYINRRGQVIRVGVGTPRQTQIAPLELPRYGGGRLSGIRCIATHLKPEMPSEAAITAMAIQRLDALVWLTLSGGGFQRRGGGAAGYIQETYLVHLIPQGDRPNFEFSVLTAKLEPASTDDKQEIEEPLIQNSPIKTQNFPWKISEPLSLDDLADQDFLELVEGLEADFQAEFVARQVDADQDKVLLVGVMTQHMTLLDFEDGLAEITRLVESAGGQVLQTVRQKRSNPHPQTVVGEGKIQEISLTAQTISANLVVFDRDLSPAQIRNLETQIGIRVVDRTEVILDIFAQRARTSEGKLQVELAQLQYSLPRLTGRGQAMSRQGGGIGTRGPGETKLETERRTIAKRISRLQQEVNQLLAHRFRLRQNRHHMDVPSVAIVGYTNAGKSTLLNLLTNSQVYAADQLFATLDPTTRKLTIPGALTGEPLSIVLTDTVGFIRELPPSLIDAFRATLEEVTDADALLHLVDLSHPAWQSQIRSVMNILTDMPVTPGPALVVFNKIDAVDGDTLALAREEFPQAVFISAAKGLGMETLRERLAQLIQYALYPR
- the gshB gene encoding glutathione synthase, which produces MKFAFIIDPLARLIPGHDTSVALMEAAQELGHEVWATQANELSIIGGKTWAMLTRVALTPVKQVEGRWEAAEAWYKAEQPTLEPLAAMDAVFMRTDPPVNVPYLYTTYLLDGIDPAKTLVVNSPKGLRAANEKMYALQFEGAIPETIVSQNKQVIRQFVEKKGAAVLKPLGGKAGEGILFLEPGDRNLNSLVEISTLQGQIPVMVQTYLPQAKDGDKRIILLNGKPVGAINRIPTGNEFRGNMAVGGRVAKTEITDREHQICQQLAPVLQRDGLYFVGIDIIGGYLTEVNVTSPTGIREIDLFDGVSLGKQVIEWTVSQAGTRS
- a CDS encoding CHAT domain-containing protein — translated: MARPESPCLSIAIARLRTAGANHFATWVLQAPYPSGYVHHDCMWPDTLSQSWKAWQEMFSPSGTIHELPLNPDGSFVSPENNQNLLAETEKRTAQSLQIPPIMSSVPLHLSQRGLVERGEQNPPPAPPSYSSRLMQHLGIDLWQWLFEGPIQGSLQESKGIAIGQNLPLRVRVDLREPYLIALPWEIMQPQAGQPAISLSQQLLFSRTTSNVEPLPPLRPADSLNILLVLGQAEPGRSANSEFSRGNNRHLQLEAEAVALAGVLENAFQTDDSGKYFDISVPTNVDTLIEPTPAELISRLETQAYNILFYAGHGIPGPDGGLLFLGPDTAINGTELAQVLVRCRVTLAVFNACWGAQPAVERPHSNNGQQQAIARSSLAEVLIHHGVPAVLGMRDSIADREALSFIQTFAQALAGRMSIDRAVAIARQQLLTLYKFNQPAWTLPVLYMHPEFDGQLTEPVDDLKTELPLNSSTWLGRLPSCAYLRGRDRPNVKSSESGNQVWPITAGMVRVGRWEENDVVIREQWVSQKHAEIFCRNSIGDRGGEPSYFLRDFSRYGTLVLGTDGWVRVHHQELLLQSGTQLKFGSSQGQIFEFTIEVPKTSGYSETDCGTN
- the grxC gene encoding glutaredoxin 3; protein product: MNPKVEIYTWRTCPFCIRAKALLKQKGVQFTEYAIDGDAAARDLMTDRANGGRSLPQIFINDQHVGGCDDIHALDARGLLDPLLAAK
- a CDS encoding Gfo/Idh/MocA family oxidoreductase, producing MSKIGVAVVGTGFGQKVHLPGFQTHHRTEVVAVYHRNLDKAQAIATAHNIPYACNSIADIVAIPEVAGVSISTPPFLHFEMAKTVLEAGKHLLLEKPTALTANEARELYRLANSESQTKSIATMDFEFRFIPAWQMLAELLATGYVGEKRLIKIDWLVPGRADATRPWNWYAQKEQGGGVLGATGSHVFDYISWLFGPVQRLSGQLITGIAARPDPNDSGNLKPVDADDSCTLMLELTGGTPCQVCLSSVTYQGRGHWVEIYGSKGTLVLGSDNQQDYVHGFRLWGSQAGEPLAEIKIPQRLEFPQVYPDGRIAPFIRVVDRWVEAIDAGKSLIPSLKEGVYSQLLMDLTQESNATGTWVDVPNFDKFLGGQSN